The following are encoded together in the Cervus elaphus chromosome 23, mCerEla1.1, whole genome shotgun sequence genome:
- the TASOR2 gene encoding protein TASOR 2 isoform X3, with protein sequence MFLPFRPIIYDINREQEYVKNSGGILGENELRPPSQLQPLLEKTETGFISEKIFETVSLSSDSLFQRTVSILHTSYLDSASEHGFQYSQVTLVKNDIFLNEYKTFYQEKKANNYTDEELQETYGFLLFETESQAKLVCQHGLCVGSSAITTLGDPAKGVYISKYSDYLHARPWYHGKSGYVVIFNIIKGKVKFVPENYTANYTSPSSGYDCHVAVNINKISHKTSHFRTFELSQYYLYELSGSTVTERPRQICPYLIVAFQYREPKKMAAPAHDHKSILELRENVLISPWKGKLIIQGCLMCDITLWSSCGTVVPKQLPHELDFKYVMKVSSLKEKLPEAAFKKQNYMENKVCCQDMCFNMYEVELSNKQGEKVDKLIEYIKREQLAIIKCLEDREFFILLTSSALMSETGFGEEQTGLHGLHLFHSPPSAAGLTDLKVEDDISLKVVPVLPALNCALLEAKKSLSEKRISLNTLVKHNFQDLSKVNKSPPLTAASQDGFKETGFSGQVSSAFDLTPPAEKCPLQSLTQLKSYFSDASGYILGVSTVLGLLAERPQSPCISDGICDTGFSLVMTPDPEFHDSEAEGRKDTETGNNSEDVFQARQGALVPLSLAPNLRVQPKRKASTLPVVQSKRVNLYRPFPKRTPAGGNKGPASTTTLKLVKGQFPQRRKRAKGETALQLQSEISSGQDISINTAQPEHVTVAPKALTETSVVGCDSQALNMLADLALSAATSSTPSPEPRNLPCSLELPQNSVPLSKEQLLHGTSDHEYHRGVKSQKGGPLPKPSSDQSNLSSDPMVSPEEESVDPGSWAPAEAQPALPKETHESSNASQTSFVAAEHSYALLLAEHSKRGGPGLAFAKSSTKGSDMGTPVGKVIPFLRPTMTSPLQKLSMALAFRHRGRLLPTGPQDFCCSSHTVFCCDGSFKVTFTCEADYSFSLDSKYTNNPLEKTVVRALHGPWNTDLPDNVEEVKLLLHMWVALFYSRQNKVVRSSRKVVEHSNPAKYVSINSPLESFEFGEIEEPSGVERYSLDPLLEASEAPRGCAAEVSCPGSNPMRPFTKLPPVRGLELWVQNEQKEMFATVGHQESPESQNFICSCNNEIIRGKAEQESSGKLETSNLVPPSIGSSQANGPSVAGEDKTFEPLNNTQVTSCNDTAPQTTFANKTYDEISSPSMICQKSVYSTLESKVDIFHAQRETEADALQGLIRCSSPINKECQPLLEGKGDMGYVMINLEPVTLTLEKSAYVPVQTEAVNRADKPTAFNVELTKQVSPAASLRHPVSTFEKSQMQALGDNPSLAVSGQKGTQYLHASSVCRETLAEETCSLQKGQAMAGSLSPSDNPMVTEALPLAKSSNYSLPRGEMKLSQEFLLPTQNLLSISSEEIIEPSQVEVVPSSASAPLGKKDSLNYIASIKKTLCGSSELKKDKSGLNSENISFQSFNSTFTKEAGLSVNREEVSLKVSEEDSNLDLTLTLSPPMSPREEAPIGEVEQLREAPLPRVGLQEMAEEISVPEEVPSIENRDVSSAANTCVKPAENKEGKGGDLQTVAFILSKETCTLEVAEEVHLASDFPFSSLIEEVSPASSPDPQAPVEEAPPAQATSPRGLNHCDALGEKSARLSKVESGDLAVTEKESSLVAATCPMEQDNSAQVQQMQFSAEMPLRLQNHAGKKGRFLILPGDITQETGPSKCGEGFSLSGKRPDCDAMVTQPACTVTYGGSLENLVSSGHPLQPTGVETCSPHPYHRVLETSEPFSPAEIPENKSSADMYVSTATPSAVVTSTQSLPEDVLSSDVKTHECCYILVKSLRSDPVAGAEGAQTHGHPELPKPTLPLGGPTAAHSAGPSNTGTGLPTQEVPIVRMTHLLDSENSGAELQGRAVDPGGAGPQLLATSPQGRQEPACPLQEGSPCAVWDLLRGGLLPTYLQADAHPGTAGHGESAGPEPPASFAPRSGAPPAGGVSEEQLQGGSVGEAGTGGGMGVGVLSDIYYEPLSGDSDQDSLGEYGHPRYNTEESCASQYGHTGKREGASKDSYNSFLSLNTSDHNWGYASQVPGLESSIPPRSRLGGLKKEATCMPCYVQIRDVCGVPRSYANFTVTRKLRDTPRTLHGLRRRPTGTAPCGLLSSWADAWQGADDLTQNTLDLEHLRFAHKLKQIVKMGAARHSVLLPGTFPKEPPAQVTTGAFHGTPMPTCPGLPPASRSRSPLMVTIVHQMPNHVDCPSSWKKRCGHSRNHLTNSDQNQTASFHLHKLKYNNSTLKDSRNDIAVILSEYAEFNKVMLSSRQVVQDTEPPVALGAAVPRELCVCGPQPASYEDLVADLCSSLRVKLERVVREACSSTFLFHLVETEDKSFFVRTKNILRKGGHTEIEPQHFCQVFHREKGALLVIIRNEDIASHLHQIPSLLKLKHFPRVVFAGVDSPEDVLNDTYQELLRTGGFVVSDDKLLETLTLVQLKEIVKILEKLNGNGRWKWLLHYRENKKLKEDVRVDSIAHKKNLILKSYQSANIIELLHYHHCDSRPSTKAEHLKCLVNLQVQHIHARFAVFLTEKPVVSREVFENSGILVTDVNDFIENIQKVASPFRSSYW encoded by the exons tttttgaGACAGTATCCTTGAGTTCAGACTCTCTCTTCCAGAGGACAGTTTCAATTCTCCATACTTCTTACTTGGACTCTGCATCTGAGCATGGTTTTCAGTACAGTCAAGTGACTTtggtgaaaaatgacattttcttaaATGAG TACAAAACtttttaccaagaaaaaaaagcaaataactaTACTGACGAAGAACTTCAAGAAACTTATGGGTTTCTTCTGTTTGAAACTGAAAGTCAG GCGAAGTTGGTATGTCAGCATGGACTCTGTGTGGGCAGCAGTGCTATCACCACTCTGGGGGACCCAGCGAAAG gTGTGTACATTTCCAAATATTCAGACTATCTTCATGCAAGACCTTGGTATCATGGGAAGTCTGGTTATgttgtaatttttaatataattaag GGAAAAGTCAAGTTTGTGCCTGAGAATTATACAGCTAACTATACTAGCCCATCTTCTGGCTATGATTGCCATGTGGCTGTAAATATTAACAAGATTTCTCACAAGACAAGTCATTTTCGCACCTTTGAACTGAGTCAG tattaCCTCTATGAACTTTCAGGCAGCACTGTTACTGAGCGACCCAGACAGATCTGTCCTTACCTGATTGTAGCTTTTCAGTACAGGGAACCTAAAAAGATGGCAGCACCAGCCCATGATCATAAAAGCAT ACTTGAACTCAGAGAAAATG TTCTCATCTCTCCATGGAAAGGGAAATTAATTATACAAGGCTGTCTGATGTGTGATATAACTCTTTGGTCTTCCTGTGGTACAGTGGTTCCAAAACAACT accACATGAACTAGATTTTAAGTATGTAATGAAAGTGTCATCTTTGAAAGAGAAACTACCAGaagctgcttttaaaaaacagaattacaTGGAGAACAAAG tctgttgccAAGACATGTGCTTCAATATGTATGAGGTGGAGCTCTCAAACAAACAGGGGGAGAAAGTGGATAAACTAATAGAATACATTAAAAGGGAACAGTTG GCAATAATCAAATGCTTAGAAGATcgagaatttttcattttacttacgTCATCAGCCTTAATGTCCGAAACAG GTTTTGGAGAGGAGCAGACAGGTCTACATGGATTGCATTTATTCCACTCACCTCCATCAGCAGCAG GTCTGACAGACTTGAAAGTTGAAGATGACATCTCATTGAAGGTGGTGCCTGTTTTGCCTGCCCTCAATTGTGCCCTGCTAGAAGCAAAGAAATCACTTTCTGAAAAAAGAATCTCTCTAAACACATTAGTAAAGCATAATTTCCAAGACTTGTCCAAGGTGAACAAAAGCCCTCCACTAACTGCTGCTTCCCAGGATGGATTTAAAGAAACCGGCTTCTCTGGCCAAGTGTCCAGTGCTTTTGACTTGACTCCTCCAGCTGAAAAGTGCCCTTTACAGTCTTTAACTCAGCTGAAGTCTTACTTTTCAGATGCGAGTGGGTACATTTTGGGAGTGTCTACTGTGTTAGGTCTATTGGCAGAGCGTCCTCAGTCTCCTTGTATTTCAGATGGGATTTGCGATACAGGCTTTTCTTTAGTGATGACTCCAGATCCTGAATTTCACGATTcagaggcagaaggaagaaaagatacaGAAACTGGAAATAACTCTGAAGATGTGTTTCAAGCAAGACAGGGAGCTCTGGTCCCGCTGAGCCTAGCACCAAATCTGAGAGTGCAGCCCAAGAGAAAGGCGAGCACTCTGCCCGTGGTACAGAGTAAAAGGGTGAACTTGTACCGACCCTTCCCCAAAAGGACTCCTGCTGGAGGAAACAAGGGTCCCGCCTCTACCACAACTCTCAAGCTAGTCAAAGGACAGTTTcctcagaggagaaaaagag CCAAAGGAGAAACTGCTTTACAGCTTCAATCAGAAATTTCCAGTGGTCAAGATATTAGCATAAATACAGCCCAACCAGAACATGTCACAGTGGCCCCAAAAGCCCTGACTGAAACCTCTGTTGTCGGCTGTGACTCCCAGGCCCTAAACATGCTGGCCGACCTGGCTCTGAGTGCTGCTACCTCCAGCACGCCATCCCCCGAGCCCAGAAACCTCCCCTGCTCCCTGGAGCTGCCGCAAAACAGTGTTCCACTTTCTAAAGAACAGCTTTTGCATGGGACATCAGACCACGAATACCACAGAGGAGTTAAAAGTCAGAAAGGTGGGCCGTTACCCAAGCCCTCCTCTGACCAGAGTAATCTGTCTTCAGACCCCATGGTCAGCCCAGAGGAAGAGAGCGTGGATCCTGGCAGTTGGGCCCCTGCAGAAGCCCAGCCAGCACTTCCCAAGGAGACTCATGAGAGTTCCAATGCAAGCCAGACCTCTTTCGTGGCTGCGGAGCATTCCTACGCCCTGCTCCTCGCAGAACATTCAAAGAGGGGGGGCCCAGGCTTGGCCTTTGCCAAGAGCAGCACCAAAGGCTCTGACATGGGGACCCCCGTGGGGAAGGTTATACCCTTCCTGCGCCCGACGATGACGTCCCCGCTACAGAAGCTCTCCATGGCCCTGGCCTTTAGGCACAGGGGCAGGTTGCTGCCCACTGGCCCGCAGGACTTCTGCTGCTCCTCGCACACGGTGTTCTGCTGTGACGGCTCCTTTAAGGTCACGTTCACATGCGAAGCAGATTACTCTTTCAGCTTAGACAGCAAGTACACCAACAACCCGCTGGAGAAGACTGTGGTCAGAGCACTGCATGG GCCCTGGAATACTGATTTACCGGATAACGTGGAAGAGGTGAAGCTTCTGCTGCATATGTGGGTGGCTCTGTTCTACAGCAGACAGAACAAAGTTGTGCGGTCATCCCGGAAAGTCGTAGAACACAGCAACCCAGCAAAATATGTGTCCATAAATAGCCCACTAGAGTCATTTGAGTTTGGTGAAATTGAGGAGCCCTCCGGGGTAGAGAGGTACTCCTTAGATCCTCTGCTGGAGGCCAGCGAGGCTCCCAGAGGCTGTGCAGCTGAGGTGTCCTGCCCTGGCTCCAACCCCATGCGTCCTTTCACAAAGCTGCCTCCCGTGAGAGGCCTGGAGCTCTGGGTGCAGAATGAACAGAAAGAAATGTTTGCAACAGtgggtcaccaggaaagcccagaaagcCAGAATTTCATCTGTTCTTGTAATAACGAG ATAATTAGGGGGAAAGCTGAACAAGAGTCATCAGGTAAACTGGAGACTTCCAATCTTGTGCCTCCTAGCATTGGAAGCAGTCAAGCTAATGGACCTTCTGTTGCTGGTGAAGATAAAACCTTTGAGCCTCTTAATAACACACAAGTGACCTCTTGTAATGATACTGCCCCACAAACCACATTTGCCAACAAGACTTATGATGAGATCAGCAGTCCATCAATGATTTGTCAGAAGTCTGTGTATAGCACCCTTGAGAGCAAAGTTGATATTTTTCATGCACAAAGGGAAACAGAAGCAGATGCTCTGCAGGGCCTTATCCGGTGTAGCAGCCCCATAAACAAAGAATGTCAGCCGTTGTTGGAGGGGAAGGGTGATATGGGATACGTGATGATTAATCTGGAACCAGTCACGCTCACTTTGGAAAAAAGTGCCTATGTGCCAGTACAGACAGAAGCTGTCAACAGAGCTGACAAACCTACAGCCTTTAACGTGGAGTTGACTAAACAGGTGTCACCTGCTGCAAGCCTTAGACATCCCGTGTCCACATTTGAAAAGTCACAGATGCAGGCCCTTGGGGACAACCCCTCACTGGCAGTGTCAGGACAAAAGGGCACTCAGTACCTCCATGCCTCATCAGTGTGTAGAGAGACACTTGCTGAAGAAACATGTTCCTTACAGAAGGGACAGGCTATGGCAGGCTCACTTTCACCATCTGATAATCCCATGGTAACAGAAGCGTTACCATTGGCTAAAAGTTCAAATTACTCGTTACCCAGAGGAGAAATGAAACTCTCTCAAGAATTCCTTCTCCCAACACAGAATCTCTTAAGCATCTCTTCAGAAGAAATAATAGAGCCGTCCCAGGTTGAGGTAGTTCCATCGTCAGCCTCTGCCCCCTTGGGAAAAAAGGATTCCCTTAACTACATCGCATCAATAAAGAAGACTCTGTGTGGCTCTTCAGAACTAAAGAAGGACAAGAGTGGTCTAAACAGTGAAAATATTAGTTTTCAATCATTTAATTCCACATTTACCAAAGAAGCAGGCCTGTCTGTGAATAGAGAGGAGGTCAGCCTCAAGGTATCAGAGGAGGATTCCAACCTTGACCTCACTCTCACCCTATCACCACCCATGAGTCCTAGGGAAGAAGCGCCCATTGGTGAAGTGGAGCAACTGCGGGAGGCCCCGCTACCCCGCGTAGGCCttcaggagatggcagaggaaatATCTGTGCCCGAAGAGGTTCCTTCCATAGAAAACAGAGACGTGAGCTCTGCTGCTAACACATGTGTGAAAccagcagaaaacaaagagggaaAAGGTGGTGATTTACAGACAGTGGCTTTCATACTTTCTAAAGAAACGTGTACCCTGGAGGTTGCGGAGGAAGTTCACCTTGCCTCTGACTTCCCGTTCAGTTCCTTGATTGAAGAAGTGTCACCAGCTTCCAGCCCTGACCCCCAGGCACCAGTGGAAGAAGCACCACCAGCTCAGGCCACATCTCCACGTGGTCTGAATCACTGTGATGCGCTCGGTGAGAAAAGCGCCAGGCTCTCCAAGGTCGAGTCAGGAGATTTGGCCGTAACAGAAAAGGAAAGTTCTCTTGTTGCTGCCACCTGTCCAATGGAACAGGATAACTCAGCTCAGGTACAGCAGATGCAATTTTCTGCTGAAATGCCTCTACGATTACAGAACCACGCAGGAAAAAAAGGTAGATTCTTAATCCTTCCTGGTGACATCACTCAGGAAACTGGCCCGAGTAAATGTGGGGAGGGCTTCTCTCTCTCAGGAAAGAGGCCAGACTGCGATGCCATGGTAACCCAGCCTGCCTGCACTGTCACGTACGGAGGTTCTCTAGAAAACCTGGTATCGTCAGGACACCCACTGCAGCCCACGGGTGTGGAGACCTGCAGCCCCCACCCATATCATCGTGTCCTGGAGACCAGTGAGCCTTTCAGTCCTGCAGAGATCCCTGAAAACAAGTCTTCTGCTGACATGTATGTTTCTACAGCCACACCAAGTGCTGTGGTGACCAGCACTCAGAGCCTTCCTGAAGACGTCTTGAGCAGTGATGTGAAAACACACGAATGCTGTTACATCCTGGTTAAGTCCTTGCGCTCCGACCCAGTTGCTGGAGCGGAGGGTGCACAGACCCACGGGCACCCAGAGCTCCCCAAGCCTACGCTCCCCTTGGGCGGGCCCACTGCAGCCCACAGCGCAGGCCCCAGCAACACGGGGACAGGGTTACCGACCCAGGAAGTCCCTATCGTCAGGATGACCCATCTGCTCGACAGTGAGAATAGTGGAGCCGAGTTACAGGGAAGAGCCGTGGATCCTGGAGGTGCCGGCCCCCAGCTGCTCGCCACCTCTCCACAAGGCAGACAGGAGCCAGCCTGCCCGCTGCAGGAGGGGTCCCCGTGTGCAGTGTGGGATCTGCTCCGTGGCGGACTTCTCCCCACGTATCTGCAGGCTGATGCTCACCCGGGTACTGCAGGCCATGGCGAGAGTGCCGGTCCAGAGCCCCCTGCGTCCTTTGCTCCCCGATCTGGCGCACCTCCCGCTGGTGGGGTCTCTGAAGAGCAGTTGCAAGGTGGGAGTGTGGGCGAGGCAGGCACAGGTGGAGGCATGGGTGTGGGCGTGCTCTCTGACATCTACTATGAACCCCTTTCTGGAGACTCGGATCAGGACTCTCTGGGTGAGTATGGACACCCCAGATACAACACAGAAGAGTCCTGTGCTTCACAATATGGCCACACCGGGAAAAGAGAAGGTGCATCCAAAGACAGTTACAACTCTTTCCTGAGCCTGAACACCAGTGATCACAACTGGGGCTACGCAAGCCAAGTTCCAGGGCTGGAGAGCAGCATTCCTCCCAGAAGTCGGCTGGGTGGACTAAAGAAGGAAGCTACGTGTATGCCCTGTTACGTCCAAATCCGAGATGTCTGTGGGGTCCCCAGGAGCTACGCCAACTTCACTGTGACCAGAAAGctcagagacaccccaagaacccTGCACGGCTTAAGGCGGCGCCCCACCGGCACTGCCCCGTGCGGCTTGCTCAGCTCCTGGGCAGACGCCTGGCAAGGGGCAGACGATCTCACCCAGAACACTTTAGATCTGGAGCACCTGCGTTTTGCACACAAACTGAAACAAATTGTGAAGATGGGAGCCGCTCGGCATTCTGTCCTTTTGCCCGGCACCTTTCCAAAGGAGCCCCCAGCCCAGGTCACCACAGGGGCTTTCCATGGGACCCCAATGCCCACATGCCCGGGGCTGCCTCCCGCCTCCCGAAGCAGGAGTCCTCTCATGGTGACGATCGTGCATCAGATGCCTAACCATGTGGACTGCCCCTCCTCCTGGAAGAAGAGGTGTGGCCACAGTAGAAATCACCTCACAAACTCAGACCAGAATCAGACAGCGTCCTTCCACCTCCACAAGCTGAAATACAACAACAGTACATTGAAAGACTCGCGCAACGACATCGCTGTCATTCTCAGCGAGTATGCCGAGTTCAACAAGGTGATGCTGAGCAGCCGCCAGGTGGTCCAGGACACGGAGCCGCCTGTGGCTTTGGGAGCAGCCGTTCCCCGCGAGCTGTGTGTCTGCGGCCCGCAGCCCGCCTCCTATGAGGACCTGGTGGCCGACCTGTGCTCCAGCCTGCGCGTCAAGCTGGAGCGAGTGGTGAGGGAGGCATGTTCTAGCACCTTCCTCTTCCACCTCGTGGAGACAGAAGACAAGTCCTTCTTTGTAAGAACAAAG AATATCCTGAGGAAAGGAGGTCACACAGAAATCGAACCTCAGCATTTCTGTCAAGTATTTCACAGAGAGAAAGGTGCACTTTTAGTCATCATCAGAAATGAAGATATAGCATCCCACCTGCATCAG ATCCCTTctctgctgaagctgaagcacttTCCCAGGGTCGTCTTTGCCGGAGTCGACAGCCCTGAAGATGTCCTCAATGACACCTACCAAGAGCTGCTTCGGACAGGAGGCTTTGTGGTATCAGATGACAAACTACTAGAGACTTTAACGTTAG TTCAACTGAAGGAAATTGTCAAAATCCTAGAAAAACTAAATGGAAATGGAAGATGGAAGTGGTTGCTTCACTacagggaaaataaaaagctaaaggAAGATGTGAG agtgGATTCAATTGCACATAAAAAGAACTTAATATTGAAATCGTATCAGAGTGCAAACATCATTGAGCTGCTTCACTATCACCACTGTGACTCTCGACCATCAACCAAAGCTGAGCATCTGAAATGTCTGGTGAACCTGCAGGTTCAGCACATCCACGCCAGGTTTGCCGTCTTCCTGACAG aaaagCCTGTGGTCTCCAGAGAAGTCTTTGAAAACAGTGGCATCCTTGTGACAGATGTAAATGACTTTATTGAAAATATACAGAAAGTAGCATCTCCATTTCGGAGTAGCTACTGGTAA